In one Mucilaginibacter sp. PAMB04168 genomic region, the following are encoded:
- a CDS encoding LacI family DNA-binding transcriptional regulator: MNHYTGYFLISPAGPELKSRMEIYKEVTIYDIAKQLNLSAATVSRALANHSSVGQISKSRVQKMARQMGYRTNFLASNLRKQRSNTIGVIVPRLNSCFISDVIAGIEQTIYQANYNLIISQSLETLDKEIKNAESMYKNRVDGLLASLSNETRDIDHFNMYSKRNIPVVFFDKTPANSNFTTVSTNNIKAAYHITQHLIEQGCRRIVHVTSNKIHSVYIDRFKGYRQALSDNHIPYEPQMVVTTSLNAPDPIAIIDRTLALSKQADAIFATNDLCAVACIKELKARGLSVPNDIAIAGFNNDPLSRIIEPNLTTVNYKGNEMGQTAARELLKYLDESAQQSMEPNRLCIDSEVVVRASSLIR; the protein is encoded by the coding sequence ATGAATCATTACACGGGTTATTTTCTTATTAGCCCGGCAGGGCCGGAACTAAAGAGCCGCATGGAGATATACAAAGAAGTCACTATATATGATATTGCTAAGCAGTTAAATCTATCTGCTGCTACGGTTAGCCGCGCACTAGCAAACCATTCCAGCGTTGGTCAGATCAGCAAGAGCAGAGTACAGAAAATGGCACGGCAAATGGGGTATCGAACAAATTTTTTGGCAAGCAACCTTCGCAAACAACGAAGTAATACGATTGGTGTAATTGTTCCTCGTTTAAATAGTTGCTTTATTTCGGATGTAATTGCGGGTATAGAACAAACAATTTACCAGGCAAATTATAACCTCATTATCAGCCAATCGTTAGAAACGCTTGATAAAGAGATCAAGAATGCAGAAAGCATGTATAAAAATCGGGTAGACGGGCTACTGGCTTCACTTTCTAATGAAACCCGGGATATTGATCATTTCAATATGTATTCAAAACGAAATATTCCGGTCGTTTTTTTCGACAAAACACCTGCTAACTCTAATTTTACAACGGTAAGTACGAATAACATCAAGGCTGCATACCATATAACCCAACATTTGATAGAACAGGGTTGCCGTCGGATTGTGCATGTCACTTCCAACAAAATACATAGCGTGTATATCGACCGCTTCAAAGGTTACAGGCAAGCTTTATCGGACAACCACATTCCTTATGAGCCCCAAATGGTTGTTACTACCAGCTTAAACGCTCCTGATCCGATAGCTATCATTGACCGAACACTTGCTTTGTCAAAACAAGCCGACGCCATTTTTGCGACCAATGACCTGTGCGCTGTCGCCTGTATCAAAGAATTGAAGGCACGTGGATTAAGTGTGCCTAATGACATTGCCATAGCTGGATTTAACAACGATCCGCTCTCCCGTATTATTGAACCCAACCTGACCACCGTCAATTATAAGGGCAATGAAATGGGACAAACAGCAGCAAGAGAATTATTAAAATACCTGGATGAGAGTGCCCAACAGTCAATGGAACCCAACCGGTTGTGTATAGATTCAGAGGTCGTTGTCCGGGCTTCATCATTGATTAGATAG
- a CDS encoding glycoside hydrolase family 71/99-like protein, with the protein MKTIISALGALLLLAGLSPLSGRFTGNHNVAVAPVVEKSYTPDPSTLDKKVMFGYQGWHATPNDGSGNRVWRHWFGGRSPDSANANFDVWPDMREYPASVQEPTNMSYPDGRKASLYSAYKYEAVDVHFKWLKDNELDGVFEQRFLSDVGSPGGRRHFNQVVRNVKKASEKYKRIYCIMYDISGAGKNWKQNLLADWKYLVDSLQITKSKSYLNHKGRPLLAIWGLGFNHTGFATVSQVDSLLNWFHNGPDKKYRATIMGGVNDNWRSHTSDWMAVYNKLDVLSPWAVGRYGSMAAADNFKERVIVPDIDYCKKQKVDYLPVIFPGFSWYNLRHGRSAFNQIPRNGGNFYWRQSYNVIDAGVKMIYIAMYDEVDEGTAMYKLAKSKADKPARAKFISADQDNEHLPSDWYLQLAGATSNILREGNGNTDKIPRYLFNKIK; encoded by the coding sequence ATGAAAACAATTATATCCGCTTTAGGCGCTTTACTGTTACTGGCTGGTTTGTCGCCCTTATCAGGAAGATTTACGGGCAACCATAACGTAGCCGTTGCGCCTGTAGTTGAGAAATCATACACGCCAGACCCATCAACGCTGGATAAAAAGGTAATGTTTGGCTACCAGGGCTGGCATGCCACACCAAATGATGGTTCGGGAAACCGGGTATGGCGGCACTGGTTCGGCGGCCGCTCGCCCGATTCGGCCAATGCCAATTTTGATGTTTGGCCCGATATGCGGGAGTATCCGGCGTCGGTACAGGAGCCAACCAACATGAGTTATCCCGACGGGCGCAAGGCCAGCTTGTATTCGGCCTATAAATACGAAGCTGTAGATGTACACTTTAAATGGTTAAAGGATAATGAGCTGGACGGTGTTTTTGAACAGCGTTTTTTGAGCGATGTAGGCAGCCCCGGTGGCCGCAGGCATTTTAACCAGGTGGTGCGCAACGTTAAAAAAGCCAGCGAAAAGTATAAGCGCATATACTGCATCATGTACGATATATCGGGGGCAGGCAAAAACTGGAAACAAAACCTGCTGGCCGATTGGAAATACCTGGTCGATTCGTTACAGATTACTAAAAGCAAGAGTTACCTCAACCATAAAGGCCGCCCTTTGCTGGCCATTTGGGGCTTAGGGTTTAACCATACCGGTTTTGCCACCGTTTCGCAGGTCGATTCATTACTAAACTGGTTTCATAACGGGCCCGACAAAAAGTATCGCGCTACCATTATGGGCGGCGTAAACGATAACTGGCGCAGCCATACAAGCGACTGGATGGCCGTTTATAATAAGCTGGATGTGCTGAGCCCCTGGGCCGTAGGGCGCTACGGCAGCATGGCCGCCGCCGATAATTTTAAAGAACGTGTTATTGTGCCCGATATAGATTATTGTAAAAAACAAAAGGTTGACTACCTGCCGGTTATTTTCCCGGGTTTTTCCTGGTATAATCTACGCCACGGCCGATCCGCGTTTAACCAAATTCCGCGGAATGGCGGCAATTTTTATTGGCGTCAATCTTATAACGTCATTGATGCCGGCGTGAAAATGATTTATATCGCGATGTATGATGAGGTAGACGAAGGAACAGCCATGTATAAACTGGCAAAGTCTAAAGCTGATAAACCGGCGAGGGCGAAGTTTATTTCGGCCGATCAGGACAATGAACACCTGCCGTCTGACTGGTACTTGCAGCTGGCAGGCGCAACAAGCAACATCTTGCGGGAGGGGAACGGCAACACCGATAAAATACCTCGGTACCTGTTTAACAAAATTAAATAA
- a CDS encoding polysaccharide lyase family 8 super-sandwich domain-containing protein translates to MKTSYAILFTICLVPFAAFGQGVTGSDLDYVRSTTRRLLLSDTAYATEQSYRVTDDVKYTTDGPGYFKSLKEDGSWADLDYQSPMRSAWLPSWHLYRTMLMCRVYYKTHDAVYLKAVHLALKFWVKNDFQCSNWWQNNINTPFAFSSLMIMLDKDAIPEELAYLNQVLVKRMPVYRATGQNLIWQLDNQARAAMINHDEAGFARLIKEMQSIITVSLKEGIQPDFSFQQHGVMLQFGNYGLHFVNSLLFWMTVTAKTNFAFEPGKQKMLFDYCSNGLRWTVFKQRMDLTAIGRQLRTDCGLKRGEVLLNNFGLLRSFDTGDACKYAMDGFNYPGSANCTLKANRSFWTSDYMVHMQKDKYMMSVKMHGSFVKRIESINGENLRGPYLNDGVTLIQQTGNEYRNIEPLWNWQMLPGITTDTSITLTKAFATANNSPFVGQVSDSVAGISAMIYNRMDVKANKSYFFVDDMLIALGAGITSLHPTQTFTTVNQRFAGNSKVYLGKNKQGEAWLWHDNMVYIFPDNKQEPITDNAKRQGNWINIDKASADKTVKGEVFTTYLSHAKKNDYAYIIKPAVNLEQAKSISENTSVKVLVNTATVQAIQSGSRVMAVFYAPGSVTMDNKQVIKADKPCLVILNTGNGNVWVSDPTRTAATISLEIGKRTRQVQMPSGDYGGSTIKM, encoded by the coding sequence ATGAAAACATCTTACGCTATTTTATTCACCATATGCCTGGTTCCATTTGCGGCATTCGGTCAGGGAGTAACCGGATCTGATCTGGACTATGTGCGCAGTACAACACGCAGGTTGCTGTTATCCGACACCGCTTATGCCACCGAACAGAGCTATCGGGTTACCGACGACGTCAAATACACCACCGATGGCCCCGGGTATTTCAAATCACTCAAAGAAGACGGTAGCTGGGCGGACCTGGACTATCAATCGCCCATGCGAAGTGCATGGCTGCCTTCGTGGCATTTGTACCGTACGATGCTGATGTGCCGTGTATATTATAAAACTCATGATGCCGTGTACCTGAAAGCCGTGCATCTGGCCCTGAAATTTTGGGTAAAAAATGATTTTCAATGCTCCAACTGGTGGCAAAATAATATCAATACCCCCTTTGCCTTTTCTAGCTTAATGATTATGCTTGACAAAGACGCAATTCCCGAAGAATTAGCTTACTTGAACCAGGTACTGGTCAAAAGAATGCCCGTTTATCGTGCAACAGGGCAAAATCTGATATGGCAATTAGACAACCAGGCACGTGCTGCTATGATCAATCATGATGAAGCAGGTTTTGCAAGATTGATAAAGGAGATGCAGTCCATTATAACGGTGTCGCTAAAGGAGGGTATCCAACCTGACTTCTCCTTTCAGCAACATGGCGTAATGCTGCAGTTCGGTAATTATGGACTCCACTTTGTAAACAGCTTGCTTTTTTGGATGACGGTTACTGCCAAAACCAATTTTGCTTTCGAACCCGGTAAACAGAAAATGCTTTTCGATTACTGCTCGAACGGATTACGCTGGACGGTTTTTAAACAGCGTATGGATTTGACTGCAATCGGGCGGCAATTAAGAACCGACTGCGGGTTAAAACGCGGGGAAGTATTGTTAAACAATTTTGGCCTGCTTCGTTCATTTGACACCGGAGATGCTTGTAAATATGCCATGGATGGGTTTAACTATCCCGGCTCGGCTAATTGCACGCTCAAAGCAAATAGGAGTTTTTGGACGAGCGATTACATGGTGCACATGCAAAAAGATAAGTATATGATGAGTGTTAAGATGCATGGTTCATTCGTTAAACGCATAGAATCGATAAACGGCGAAAACCTCAGAGGCCCTTACCTGAATGATGGCGTTACCCTTATACAGCAAACCGGTAACGAATACCGCAATATAGAGCCATTGTGGAACTGGCAAATGCTTCCGGGCATAACCACCGATACCAGCATCACCTTAACCAAAGCCTTTGCTACGGCCAACAATTCGCCATTTGTAGGGCAGGTGAGCGACTCGGTGGCGGGTATAAGCGCCATGATTTATAACCGCATGGACGTGAAGGCCAACAAGAGTTACTTTTTTGTGGATGATATGCTGATCGCTTTAGGAGCGGGCATCACCTCATTGCATCCGACACAAACATTTACCACAGTTAACCAACGATTTGCAGGTAATTCCAAAGTTTATTTAGGCAAAAATAAGCAGGGTGAGGCATGGCTATGGCACGACAATATGGTTTACATTTTCCCGGATAATAAACAGGAGCCGATCACCGATAACGCCAAAAGACAGGGCAACTGGATCAACATCGATAAAGCTTCAGCCGATAAAACGGTTAAGGGCGAGGTGTTCACCACATATCTATCTCACGCTAAAAAGAACGATTATGCCTATATAATTAAACCCGCCGTTAACTTGGAGCAAGCCAAAAGTATTTCGGAAAACACCTCTGTAAAAGTTTTGGTAAATACAGCCACTGTACAAGCCATACAATCGGGCAGCAGGGTAATGGCTGTATTTTATGCACCCGGTTCGGTTACTATGGACAATAAACAGGTAATCAAGGCCGATAAGCCTTGCCTGGTTATCCTGAATACAGGCAATGGTAATGTTTGGGTGTCCGATCCTACACGTACAGCAGCAACTATTAGCCTCGAAATAGGCAAACGCACTCGCCAGGTACAAATGCCATCGGGCGATTACGGAGGTTCAACCATTAAAATGTGA
- a CDS encoding DUF4861 family protein yields MLNKLISAVTLLMSCLLFQQDAHAKDLYIKITNSSDLNRVEELVEIPYSLIKPWVTSFDSPFVVRNAAGSELPYQLEYKGNAEPANVLVQVTCRAKSSTIITLKKGKPAVVAARTFARFVPERYDDFAWENDRVAFRMYGPALESKKDNAFGIDVWSKRTSALVVDKWYKGDNYHEDHGEGLDYYGVGKSLGAGDIAPYIKDSICYTNNYKTWKILDNGPLRTTFQLSYPAKGIDGYRYTLTKTITIDAGSQLNRIQADFNIVGKSSLPVVIGIVTRKGDDARMLSADKGVIAYWEPDNKEHGTTGVGCVFDSGFGGAKAMNGHLLAFGNVVPGKPLTYYAGAAWDRAGLIHNQQEWFNYLSGFRSRIAKPLSIILL; encoded by the coding sequence ATGCTTAATAAACTCATATCTGCAGTAACACTTCTCATGTCATGCCTTCTTTTTCAACAGGATGCTCATGCTAAAGACCTTTATATTAAGATCACCAATAGTTCGGACTTAAACCGGGTTGAAGAACTGGTTGAAATACCGTACTCTTTAATCAAACCATGGGTGACATCTTTTGACTCCCCTTTTGTGGTCAGGAATGCGGCTGGCAGCGAATTGCCGTACCAGTTGGAATATAAAGGTAATGCTGAACCGGCCAATGTGTTGGTACAGGTCACTTGCCGTGCAAAATCTTCAACCATTATCACCCTTAAAAAAGGTAAGCCTGCTGTTGTTGCTGCCCGAACATTTGCACGCTTCGTGCCTGAACGTTATGATGATTTTGCCTGGGAGAATGATCGCGTGGCTTTCAGAATGTACGGTCCAGCGCTGGAATCGAAGAAGGATAACGCTTTTGGTATTGATGTATGGAGTAAACGTACGTCGGCCTTAGTGGTGGATAAGTGGTATAAAGGCGATAATTATCATGAAGACCATGGAGAAGGCCTGGATTACTATGGTGTGGGTAAATCGCTAGGGGCAGGCGATATTGCACCATATATCAAAGACTCAATTTGCTATACTAATAATTACAAAACCTGGAAAATTCTTGACAACGGTCCACTCCGTACTACATTTCAGCTGTCTTATCCTGCAAAAGGTATTGACGGCTATCGTTATACGTTGACAAAAACCATTACCATTGACGCCGGTTCGCAACTAAACCGTATCCAGGCTGATTTTAATATTGTAGGTAAAAGCAGTTTGCCTGTGGTTATTGGCATCGTAACACGTAAGGGAGACGACGCCAGAATGCTATCGGCCGATAAAGGTGTGATAGCCTACTGGGAGCCCGATAACAAAGAGCATGGGACTACTGGCGTCGGCTGTGTGTTTGATTCAGGATTCGGCGGCGCTAAAGCCATGAACGGACATTTACTTGCCTTCGGTAATGTGGTTCCGGGTAAGCCCCTGACATATTATGCTGGTGCAGCATGGGACAGGGCAGGTTTAATTCATAATCAACAGGAATGGTTCAACTATCTTTCTGGGTTTCGAAGCCGTATTGCGAAGCCTTTATCGATAATATTGTTGTAA
- a CDS encoding ROK family protein gives MNAVLGMLVSRSNVSTGLVDVNSKTLYQNTLCQSAIDYSGISDEILNTLLAHIKQAFEHTPVHQQKIAIAVPGPFDYENGISLFKSPRKHGAIYGIDIKTWLVRHLKVDPANIHFVNDTAAFLQGEILHGNVGSHNCALGVKLDRTPGISIFENDLSCCEPLESLVFKDRTAQECLSTQWLSRKYYELTGINMEFESYRSSYSGTIKDVIKEYIENLCIILSHFVNEYDPQIIVIDGDITKAVPKFLFQIRSALLKDQIKTPVFLSTLKNIAAITGCASLFPN, from the coding sequence ATGAATGCTGTTTTAGGAATGTTAGTCAGCCGTTCCAATGTATCAACCGGTCTCGTTGATGTCAATAGCAAAACGTTGTACCAAAATACCTTATGTCAGTCAGCAATTGATTACTCCGGTATTTCTGACGAAATACTAAATACGCTGTTAGCTCATATAAAGCAGGCGTTTGAGCATACCCCGGTGCATCAGCAAAAAATTGCCATCGCAGTCCCCGGGCCGTTCGATTATGAGAATGGCATAAGTTTATTTAAAAGTCCGCGCAAACATGGGGCTATTTATGGCATTGATATAAAAACCTGGCTGGTGCGGCATCTCAAGGTAGATCCGGCTAACATTCACTTTGTAAATGACACGGCAGCTTTTTTACAAGGTGAAATTTTACACGGAAATGTAGGAAGTCACAACTGCGCGTTAGGCGTAAAACTGGACCGTACGCCGGGTATCTCAATCTTCGAAAATGACTTATCCTGCTGCGAGCCGCTGGAAAGCTTAGTTTTTAAAGATAGAACAGCACAAGAGTGTTTATCAACGCAGTGGCTTTCTAGAAAATATTATGAACTGACCGGTATAAATATGGAATTTGAATCTTATCGGTCTTCCTATTCAGGTACGATTAAGGATGTAATTAAAGAATATATAGAAAACCTGTGCATAATTTTAAGCCATTTCGTAAATGAGTATGATCCTCAGATTATCGTTATTGATGGCGATATCACCAAAGCAGTTCCTAAATTCTTATTCCAGATCCGTAGCGCCTTGCTAAAAGATCAAATTAAAACACCGGTTTTTCTGAGCACGCTCAAAAATATTGCTGCAATTACTGGGTGTGCAAGCCTTTTTCCAAATTAA
- a CDS encoding PHB depolymerase family esterase translates to MLKIAQIGIVVGALFLISTGSSVENRSNLIRRPQDSLQKDKPDPLKPDFIKVPLQEWEKPFTEFQYRVLKYSGHVLPYRLYTPPGMVAGKSYPLLIFMHGAGERGIDNRRQFFRFAPFKFWLKYPCYVLAPECPKQEDEGANGNGVWVNTPFGASKHEMKEIPTWPMKLAITVIDSLLREKNIDKRRVYVTGLSMGGFATWELLQRKPSVFAAAMPVCGGGDLAYASKIAKVPLWIFHGDADSTVPVARSRDMVSAIKAVRGKPRYTEYPNVGHDAWTPTYPKEEVWDWLFGQRQK, encoded by the coding sequence ATGTTAAAGATTGCTCAAATTGGTATCGTAGTTGGTGCTCTATTTTTGATAAGTACGGGCTCAAGTGTAGAGAACAGATCAAATTTGATCCGCAGACCGCAGGACAGCCTTCAAAAAGACAAACCAGACCCGCTAAAGCCGGATTTTATAAAGGTTCCGTTACAGGAATGGGAAAAGCCATTTACCGAGTTTCAATACAGAGTTTTAAAATATAGTGGGCATGTGCTGCCTTACCGTCTGTACACCCCGCCGGGCATGGTTGCAGGAAAATCCTATCCACTATTAATTTTTATGCATGGTGCCGGTGAGCGCGGTATAGATAATCGCCGGCAGTTCTTCAGATTTGCCCCCTTTAAGTTCTGGCTTAAATATCCTTGTTACGTTTTAGCGCCCGAATGCCCTAAACAGGAAGACGAAGGTGCCAATGGCAACGGCGTATGGGTGAACACCCCTTTTGGTGCGTCGAAACACGAAATGAAGGAAATACCTACATGGCCGATGAAACTAGCTATTACTGTTATCGATTCCTTATTAAGAGAGAAGAATATAGACAAAAGAAGGGTGTATGTAACCGGACTATCGATGGGAGGCTTTGCTACATGGGAGTTACTGCAACGAAAGCCGTCGGTATTTGCTGCGGCAATGCCGGTTTGCGGCGGTGGCGATTTGGCCTATGCAAGTAAAATTGCTAAAGTCCCGCTTTGGATATTTCATGGCGATGCAGATTCAACCGTTCCTGTGGCCAGGTCGAGAGACATGGTCAGTGCCATAAAAGCTGTTAGAGGCAAACCCAGGTATACCGAATATCCAAATGTAGGTCATGATGCCTGGACGCCTACCTATCCTAAAGAAGAAGTATGGGATTGGTTATTTGGTCAAAGACAGAAATAA